A window of the Pogona vitticeps strain Pit_001003342236 chromosome 4, PviZW2.1, whole genome shotgun sequence genome harbors these coding sequences:
- the SNAPC2 gene encoding snRNA-activating protein complex subunit 2, with protein sequence MKPPLRQRSAPAPCDLGFVNRVWTDREKRRLLQGLRAQARVSGPLRPELLKKYLPWREEAEIVEFVDLLKERVAREAVKAQYRYRQCKQKDAPLPAPIEVWTELAEKLTGRLEDAVTAAFSQVLTIASAEPLSLLHSLPPKPVEVKNSRCSSPTLQSKNRKSSEESQEAQISSNAEKPSSVENNGFHVDFEKIYKYLSVISRGLKAPELPPGESAVLLDLLLSLPEELGYLDFKQLKSHMNKRYRELRARYTSEKSRTQAEASQPENSKELQDTCLHMDPATSCLQQQEGGSSVACSKDEATAPSAVDWKTLGICPLNSFTFPLDILARKKEGLD encoded by the exons ATGAAGCCGCCATTGAGGCAGCGTTCAGCTCCTGCTCCCTGTGACCTGGGCTTCGTAAACCGGGTTTGGACAGATCGAGAAAAACGACGCCTTCTCCAGGGCTTGAGAGCTCAAGCTCGGGTTTCGGGACCACTACGACCAGAACTGCTGAAAAAGTATCTACCTTGGAGAGAAGAAGCCGAG ATTGTGGAATTTGTGGACCTGCTAAAAGAGCGTGTGGCAAGGGAAGCAGTCAAGGCACAGTACCGGTATCGCCAGTGTAAACAGAAGGATGCTCCACTTCCAGCACCTATTGAG GTATGGACTGAATTAGCTGAGAAATTGACAGGTCGTCTTGAAGATGCTGTGACAGCTGCTTTTTCCCAG GTTTTGACAATTGCATCTGCTGAACCACTCTCTCTGCTCCATTCTTTGCCCCCGAAGCCAGTAGAGGTGAAAAACAGCCGGTGTTCATCACCAACTCTTCAAAGCAAAAATAGGAAATCAAGTGAAGAATCCCAGGAAGCACAGATATCATCAAATGCAGAAAAACCAAGCTCTGTAGAAAATAATGGATTTCATGTGGACTTTGAAAAGATCTACAAATACCTCTCGGTGATCTCACGTGGACTTAAAGCACCAGAACTTCCGCCAGGTG AATCGGCCGTGCTTCTAGACTTGTTACTGTCACTACCAGAAGAGCTGGGCTATCTAGACTTTAAACAACTCAAGAGCCATATGAACAAACGCTATAGGGAGTTACGTGCCCGCTACACAAGTGAGAAGAGCAGAACACAAGCAGAAGCTAGCCAGCCTGAAAATAGCAAAGAGCTACAGGATACATGTCTCCACATGGACCCAGCCACCAGCTGTCTTCAGCAGCAGGAAGGTGGTAGTTCTGTTGCCTGTTCCAAAGACGAGGCCACAGCCCCATCAGCTGTAGACTGGAAGACTTTGGGTATATGTCCTTTGAATTCATTCACATTCCCCTTGGATATTTTGGCAAGGAAGAAAGAGGGGTTGGACTGA
- the LOC110073718 gene encoding zona pellucida-binding protein 1 isoform X2: MDPIYVHIGAKEITLPCKPSKTDVVFGMNPSYNWSLDNGEIHALPGDATLTLHMFRPEDSGLYECSISYIKQGQLHTKTFYHTVVGYHIRGELEILLVFESSSCDEDLTRGFLRNLHEQLNQVVSRLHTEILVGDTTCFPTLNKPLDAFNLQVALKVSPFIKGWDESCSPKIDQLEFECYHSAVQTNLQKAKDALTDFFEENKHFHLGKTLGSRASFINTFFNFLEGGKCQSGYGQTQELEERCPDCCTLCPPGTYSEAAVDGCVLCPTGTYSLHYGTSVCIMCQHNWPTEHPGARRAGECMSSRASLSRRFPVLMMALVLLPLGCLCLIVLFCYRFRRRWKMIAFFIAKDEQIDQEKETPILSGDVALQDSQGYDSPVPPPSLEQPYNEAVIFPPCAEEAAEHGPEKATEHSPEEAIEHGPENVAILDSQEQESLVPLSPNLEHPADNEAVMSSPPATLENQPGGVTSPPPPMPEELPVLEDDGFPPSSPATDVESDDFH; this comes from the exons ATGG ATCCCATTTATGTTCATATTGGTGCCAAGGAAATCACTCTCCCTTGCAAGCCTTCAAAAACTGACGTTGTATTTGGTATGAATCCCAGCTACAACTGGAGCCTGGATAATGGAG AAATCCATGCTCTCCCTGGTGATGCTACCCTGACTCTACATATGTTTCGCCCTGAGGATAGTGGACTGTATGAGTGCTCCATCTCCTATATTAAACAAGGTCAACTCCACACCAAGACTTTCTACCACACAGTGGTGG GCTATCACATACGTGGAGAGCTGGAGATCCTACTGGTATTTGAGAGCAGCTCTTGTGATGAGGATTTGACTCGTGGGTTCTTGAGAAACTTGCATGAGCAGCTGAATCAAGTGGTGTCTCGCCTCCACACTGAGATCCTCGTTGGAGATACCacctgcttcccaaccttgaacaAGCCTTTAGATGCGTTCAACCTTCAGGTAGCACTAAAAG TGTCTCCCTTCATCAAGGGCTGGGATGAATCCTGCTCCCCCAAGATTGATCAGCTAGAATTTGAATGTTATCACTCAGCGGTCCAGACCAATCTACAGAAA GCCAAGGATGCATTGACTGATTTCTTTGAAGAGAACAAACATTTCCACCTGGGAAAAACCCTTGGCTCCCGTGCCTCCTTTATCAACACCTTTTTCAACTTCCTAGAGGGTGGAAAATGCCAGAGCGGTTACGGACAGACACAGGAACTAGAGGAACGCTGTCCCGACTGCTGTA CCTTGTGCCCTCCTGGAACATATAGTGAGGCTGCAGTTGATGGCTGTGTTCTTTGTCCAACTGGGACCTATAGCCTGCACTATGGGACATCTGTCTGTATAATGTGCCAGCATAACTGGCCTACTGAACATCCTGGTGCCAGAAGAGCTGGAGAGTGCATGAGTTCAAGAG CCTCTTTATCACGCCGATTTCCTGTACTGATGATGGCACTTGTCTTACTGCCACTTGGTTGCCTTTGTCTCATTGTGCT CTTTTGCTATCGCTTTCGCCGTCGCTGGAAGATGATTGCCTTTTTTATTGCAAAAGATGAACAGATCGACCAGGAAAAAGAAACCCCAATCCTTTCTGGAGATGTTGCCCTTCAGGACTCCCAAGGATACGATTCTCCTGTGCCACCTCCTAGCCTCGAGCAGCCTTACAATGAAGCAGTTATATTTCCACCTTGTGCTGAGGAAGCCGCTGAGCATGGTCCTGAGAAAGCCACTGAGCATAGTCCTGAGGAAGCCATTGAGCATGGTCCTGAGAATGTTGCCATTCTCGACTCCCAAGAACAGGAGTCTTTAGTGCCACTGTCTCCTAACCTGGAGCATCCTGCTGACAATGAAGCAGTCATGTCTTCACCTCCTGCCACTCTGGAAAATCAGCCAGGTGGGGTTACATCCCCACCCCCTCCCATGCCAGAAGAACTACCTGTTCTTGAAGATGATGGTTTCCCACCATCTTCACCTGCCACAGATGTAGAAAGCGATGATTTCCATTAA
- the LOC110073718 gene encoding zona pellucida-binding protein 1 isoform X1, with protein MCCPAVAVILGILALLFCDRPGCGEIPPDTHHSDNGTSSGLENVGEPSPPEAMDPIYVHIGAKEITLPCKPSKTDVVFGMNPSYNWSLDNGEIHALPGDATLTLHMFRPEDSGLYECSISYIKQGQLHTKTFYHTVVGYHIRGELEILLVFESSSCDEDLTRGFLRNLHEQLNQVVSRLHTEILVGDTTCFPTLNKPLDAFNLQVALKVSPFIKGWDESCSPKIDQLEFECYHSAVQTNLQKAKDALTDFFEENKHFHLGKTLGSRASFINTFFNFLEGGKCQSGYGQTQELEERCPDCCTLCPPGTYSEAAVDGCVLCPTGTYSLHYGTSVCIMCQHNWPTEHPGARRAGECMSSRASLSRRFPVLMMALVLLPLGCLCLIVLFCYRFRRRWKMIAFFIAKDEQIDQEKETPILSGDVALQDSQGYDSPVPPPSLEQPYNEAVIFPPCAEEAAEHGPEKATEHSPEEAIEHGPENVAILDSQEQESLVPLSPNLEHPADNEAVMSSPPATLENQPGGVTSPPPPMPEELPVLEDDGFPPSSPATDVESDDFH; from the exons ATGTGTTGCCCGGCGGTCGCAGTTATTTTGGGGATCCTAGCCTTGTTGTTCTGCGATAGGCCCG GCTGTGGAGAGATTCCCCCTGATACACACCACTCTGATAATGGCACTTCTTCAGGATTGGAAAATGTGGGAGAGCCATCACCTCCTGAAGCAATGG ATCCCATTTATGTTCATATTGGTGCCAAGGAAATCACTCTCCCTTGCAAGCCTTCAAAAACTGACGTTGTATTTGGTATGAATCCCAGCTACAACTGGAGCCTGGATAATGGAG AAATCCATGCTCTCCCTGGTGATGCTACCCTGACTCTACATATGTTTCGCCCTGAGGATAGTGGACTGTATGAGTGCTCCATCTCCTATATTAAACAAGGTCAACTCCACACCAAGACTTTCTACCACACAGTGGTGG GCTATCACATACGTGGAGAGCTGGAGATCCTACTGGTATTTGAGAGCAGCTCTTGTGATGAGGATTTGACTCGTGGGTTCTTGAGAAACTTGCATGAGCAGCTGAATCAAGTGGTGTCTCGCCTCCACACTGAGATCCTCGTTGGAGATACCacctgcttcccaaccttgaacaAGCCTTTAGATGCGTTCAACCTTCAGGTAGCACTAAAAG TGTCTCCCTTCATCAAGGGCTGGGATGAATCCTGCTCCCCCAAGATTGATCAGCTAGAATTTGAATGTTATCACTCAGCGGTCCAGACCAATCTACAGAAA GCCAAGGATGCATTGACTGATTTCTTTGAAGAGAACAAACATTTCCACCTGGGAAAAACCCTTGGCTCCCGTGCCTCCTTTATCAACACCTTTTTCAACTTCCTAGAGGGTGGAAAATGCCAGAGCGGTTACGGACAGACACAGGAACTAGAGGAACGCTGTCCCGACTGCTGTA CCTTGTGCCCTCCTGGAACATATAGTGAGGCTGCAGTTGATGGCTGTGTTCTTTGTCCAACTGGGACCTATAGCCTGCACTATGGGACATCTGTCTGTATAATGTGCCAGCATAACTGGCCTACTGAACATCCTGGTGCCAGAAGAGCTGGAGAGTGCATGAGTTCAAGAG CCTCTTTATCACGCCGATTTCCTGTACTGATGATGGCACTTGTCTTACTGCCACTTGGTTGCCTTTGTCTCATTGTGCT CTTTTGCTATCGCTTTCGCCGTCGCTGGAAGATGATTGCCTTTTTTATTGCAAAAGATGAACAGATCGACCAGGAAAAAGAAACCCCAATCCTTTCTGGAGATGTTGCCCTTCAGGACTCCCAAGGATACGATTCTCCTGTGCCACCTCCTAGCCTCGAGCAGCCTTACAATGAAGCAGTTATATTTCCACCTTGTGCTGAGGAAGCCGCTGAGCATGGTCCTGAGAAAGCCACTGAGCATAGTCCTGAGGAAGCCATTGAGCATGGTCCTGAGAATGTTGCCATTCTCGACTCCCAAGAACAGGAGTCTTTAGTGCCACTGTCTCCTAACCTGGAGCATCCTGCTGACAATGAAGCAGTCATGTCTTCACCTCCTGCCACTCTGGAAAATCAGCCAGGTGGGGTTACATCCCCACCCCCTCCCATGCCAGAAGAACTACCTGTTCTTGAAGATGATGGTTTCCCACCATCTTCACCTGCCACAGATGTAGAAAGCGATGATTTCCATTAA
- the LOC110073718 gene encoding zona pellucida-binding protein 2 isoform X3: MCCPAVAVILGILALLFCDRPGCGEIPPDTHHSDNGTSSGLENVGEPSPPEAMDPIYVHIGAKEITLPCKPSKTDVVFGMNPSYNWSLDNGEIHALPGDATLTLHMFRPEDSGLYECSISYIKQGQLHTKTFYHTVVGYHIRGELEILLVFESSSCDEDLTRGFLRNLHEQLNQVVSRLHTEILVGDTTCFPTLNKPLDAFNLQVALKVSPFIKGWDESCSPKIDQLEFECYHSAVQTNLQKAKDALTDFFEENKHFHLGKTLGSRASFINTFFNFLEGGKCQSGYGQTQELEERCPDCCTLCPPGTYSEAAVDGCVLCPTGTYSLHYGTSVCIMCQHNWPTEHPGARRAGECMSSRAFAIAFAVAGR, from the exons ATGTGTTGCCCGGCGGTCGCAGTTATTTTGGGGATCCTAGCCTTGTTGTTCTGCGATAGGCCCG GCTGTGGAGAGATTCCCCCTGATACACACCACTCTGATAATGGCACTTCTTCAGGATTGGAAAATGTGGGAGAGCCATCACCTCCTGAAGCAATGG ATCCCATTTATGTTCATATTGGTGCCAAGGAAATCACTCTCCCTTGCAAGCCTTCAAAAACTGACGTTGTATTTGGTATGAATCCCAGCTACAACTGGAGCCTGGATAATGGAG AAATCCATGCTCTCCCTGGTGATGCTACCCTGACTCTACATATGTTTCGCCCTGAGGATAGTGGACTGTATGAGTGCTCCATCTCCTATATTAAACAAGGTCAACTCCACACCAAGACTTTCTACCACACAGTGGTGG GCTATCACATACGTGGAGAGCTGGAGATCCTACTGGTATTTGAGAGCAGCTCTTGTGATGAGGATTTGACTCGTGGGTTCTTGAGAAACTTGCATGAGCAGCTGAATCAAGTGGTGTCTCGCCTCCACACTGAGATCCTCGTTGGAGATACCacctgcttcccaaccttgaacaAGCCTTTAGATGCGTTCAACCTTCAGGTAGCACTAAAAG TGTCTCCCTTCATCAAGGGCTGGGATGAATCCTGCTCCCCCAAGATTGATCAGCTAGAATTTGAATGTTATCACTCAGCGGTCCAGACCAATCTACAGAAA GCCAAGGATGCATTGACTGATTTCTTTGAAGAGAACAAACATTTCCACCTGGGAAAAACCCTTGGCTCCCGTGCCTCCTTTATCAACACCTTTTTCAACTTCCTAGAGGGTGGAAAATGCCAGAGCGGTTACGGACAGACACAGGAACTAGAGGAACGCTGTCCCGACTGCTGTA CCTTGTGCCCTCCTGGAACATATAGTGAGGCTGCAGTTGATGGCTGTGTTCTTTGTCCAACTGGGACCTATAGCCTGCACTATGGGACATCTGTCTGTATAATGTGCCAGCATAACTGGCCTACTGAACATCCTGGTGCCAGAAGAGCTGGAGAGTGCATGAGTTCAAGAG CTTTTGCTATCGCTTTCGCCGTCGCTGGAAGATGA